A single region of the Archangium lipolyticum genome encodes:
- a CDS encoding M20/M25/M40 family metallo-hydrolase — MRMTKFGAVALSLVCTTPAFAGEKDKEVWVTIGTDALEPARESFQGQGLVAPAVLHEKGGVAVMRVRESQLEKLASAMHDKLNRCAGFIVHDTEEHALAAVESSTSPKPVQSLISYTIDNATTVNALLGSVQESSIRSTISTLSTRWTSRRYNVQSGADAATWLKTQWTTLAGSRSDVSVAFFNHSSWLQPSVILTIKGTTLPNEVVVLGGHLDSINGSSSTASAPGADDDASGIASLTEVIRVAMLKGYKPARTVKFMAYAAEEVGLRGSAAIAAQHKSSGTNVVGVLQLDMTNYRGSSYDIVLVSDYTNAAQNSFLSSLIGKYLPGVTSTSTRCGYGCSDHASWHNQGFAASIPFEALMGQDNPYIHTSSDTLTQSAGSAQNSVKFVKLAAAYMAELAKGTAGTALVPDAEAER, encoded by the coding sequence ATGAGGATGACGAAGTTCGGAGCGGTCGCGTTGTCGTTGGTGTGCACCACCCCCGCGTTCGCGGGTGAGAAGGACAAAGAGGTGTGGGTCACCATTGGAACGGACGCGTTGGAGCCCGCGCGTGAGTCGTTCCAGGGGCAGGGCCTGGTAGCCCCCGCCGTGCTGCACGAGAAAGGCGGGGTGGCGGTGATGCGCGTGCGCGAGTCCCAGCTGGAGAAGCTGGCCTCGGCGATGCACGACAAGCTCAACCGGTGCGCGGGATTCATCGTCCATGACACCGAGGAGCATGCGCTGGCGGCGGTGGAGAGCTCCACCTCTCCCAAGCCGGTGCAATCCCTCATCAGCTACACCATCGACAACGCGACGACGGTGAACGCGCTGCTGGGCAGTGTGCAGGAGTCCAGCATCCGCAGCACCATCAGCACGCTGTCGACGCGGTGGACGTCGCGCCGCTACAACGTGCAGTCGGGCGCGGACGCGGCCACCTGGCTCAAGACCCAGTGGACGACGCTGGCCGGCTCGCGCAGCGACGTGTCGGTGGCCTTCTTCAACCACTCTTCCTGGCTGCAGCCGTCCGTCATCCTCACCATCAAGGGCACCACGCTGCCCAACGAGGTGGTGGTGCTCGGCGGACACCTGGACTCCATCAATGGCAGCAGCTCCACGGCCAGCGCGCCGGGCGCGGACGATGACGCCTCGGGCATCGCCTCGCTCACCGAGGTCATCCGCGTGGCCATGCTCAAGGGCTACAAGCCGGCCCGCACGGTGAAGTTCATGGCGTACGCCGCCGAGGAGGTGGGCCTCAGGGGCTCGGCCGCCATCGCCGCCCAGCACAAGAGCAGCGGCACCAACGTGGTGGGCGTGCTGCAGCTGGACATGACCAACTACCGCGGCTCCAGCTACGACATCGTGCTGGTGTCCGACTACACCAACGCCGCGCAGAACTCGTTCCTCTCCAGCCTCATCGGCAAGTACCTGCCGGGGGTGACCTCGACCTCGACGCGCTGCGGGTACGGCTGCTCGGATCACGCCTCCTGGCACAACCAGGGCTTCGCGGCCTCCATCCCCTTCGAGGCGCTCATGGGCCAGGACAACCCGTACATCCACACCTCGAGCGACACGCTCACGCAGTCGGCCGGGAGCGCGCAGAACTCGGTGAAGTTCGTGAAGCTGGCCGCGGCCTACATGGCCGAGCTGGCCAAGGGCACGGCGGGCACCGCCCTGGTGCCGGACGCCGAAGCCGAGCGTTGA